The Candidatus Fukatsuia endosymbiont of Tuberolachnus salignus nucleotide sequence TCTTTCATGTTCAGCGACAAGTTGTAATACCACAGGTTTACCCTGCTTTTTTTGCGGATGGCTAAGCACAAGGTAATGAGCACTGACCTGTCCTTGTGTCAGTATTTTTTTTGAAGCGGTATCATCAACAGCGGTGTAGTGTAAAACCAGGAAACGCACGCGATCATTTTGTGCGACGGCGGACGTATTGGTATCGACTTTGTATTCGCCGCGATCAATTAGCCGATGGCTGCATCCGGTGATAAGTAATGCGAGAACAATTACTGCTAATTTACTCATTATGTTACTTCCCCATTAACCGCTATTAGAACCTGTTCCAAATCTCTTCTCCAGCTGCCTTGACTTCACGTAATGAACTACGGTTTTACTAGAAATCTATTCAACGAAACCTTGATAACGAGTACGAGTAGCAAGTTATTTTAGATACTGACTTGAACGCAAAGCTTCGATACGTTTATCCAACGGTGGGTGTGACATAAACAATTCGCTGAAAGAACGAGATTTACCATTAATGCAAAAGGCCATCATACTACCGGCTTCCTCTGGTTCATGGCTAGTTTTTAATCGTTGCAACGCTGCGATCATCTTTTCACGCCCGACCAATTTCGCAGAACCGGCATCGGCATGAAATTCACGGTAGCGGGAAAACCACATAGTGATGATGCTAGCCAGAATACCGAATACCAGTTCTAACACCATAGATACAACAAAGTAAACTATCGGATTACCCGAACTATTTTCTTCTCCTTCCGCCCGATCACCGGAAAGAAAACCTGCCGCTGCTTGAGCAATCAGCCTCGAAATAAAGATAACAAAGGTATTCACAACACCTTGGAGCAGGGTCATAGTCACCATATCACCATTAGCAATATGACTGATCTCATGTGCAATAACCGCCTCGGCTTCATCACGACTCATACTTTGTAACAAACCGCTGCTGACCGCAACTAAAGAGGCATCCCTGCGTGCACCGGTGGCAAAAGCGTTAATATCCGGTGCCTGATAAATAGCGACCTGTGGCATTGCAATGCCGGCTTGTTGTGATTGTTGCAGAACGATATGCAATAACCAGCGCTCAGTTTCGTTACGCGGTTGTTCTATGACTTCGCCGCCTACTGAACGCAACGCCATCCATTTTGACATCAGCAGCGAGACAATCGAACCGCCAAAACCGAACAGTGCTGCCATAATCATCAGTCCTGGCACACTGCTTGACTGGATCCCTGTCAGGCTGAGAATCAACCCAAAAACTAGCATCACCGCCAAATTGGTGAGAAGGAAAAGAGCTATACGCATCATAAAAGTTTATTTCCTTATTGTTTAGCTAACACAACTATTTGGTTAGCGCAATTGTTTGGTTAATAAGAGAGTGCAATTAATACGATCCTTTGGTAAGTACATGGATTTATTACACTCATCCTATGGGCATCTGGCAAATTTTCAAGCTTTTTTCCGTATTAACCCGCTAAATAGATATTCGATTTTTTGCAAAACCTACTATATGTTTGCAAACACGAGCCGCGAATTTTGCGTTACGTGGTGCTCGCAATCCGTACCCTGCAGTTACTTGCTCCAGGCGCTTGACTTCGCATACCAACTACGATTTTGCAAGAAGTCTATTATTTTAGCGTTGGCGGTGAGTTAACTGTGTTTAATACGGTGTTTTTAACCTGATTTTTTTCAAGTTGAGCCAGATCGAGAGCGATACGGACGCTTTCATCCAAATATGAATCGGGTCCCTGATAATTTTTGGGTAAATCCGTCAACATTTTTAGTGGTTTCTTGCCTTGTCGCTTAAAGCGTTCATTAAGGCGTGTCAAGCGGGTTGCATCGTCATCGTTATTTTCTTTTACACGTTGTGCATAATTTAAGGAAACGATATTTTTTTTGTCTTTTAAGCTATTGTAACGAGCAATATCTTTTTCAATATTCTGGAATTCAGGATCAGCAGCAATACGTTCGGCATGTTTCTTTAATAAAGCCGCTTCTAACGATTGCACATTGCCTATTTTCCTATAATTTGTAGCTTTAATGCTATCCCAAGGGAGCGCGTTATCTTCAATGTCTTCACCGCTTGCTGCCGGATCGGTACTTGTTGGCAGCACGATATCGGGTGTCACGCCTTTACGCTGTGTACTGCCGCCATTAATACGATAAAATTTTTGAATGGTATATTGCACTGACCCTAATATGGGCCATTCTGGGCGCAACATTTGATCGTAAATCCGGTTCAATGAACGATATTGCTGCACTGTTCCTTTGCCGAAAGTGGGTTCTCCGACGATGACGGCTCGACCGTAATCCTGCATCGCCGCGGCAAATATTTCAGAGGCTGAAGCGCTGTAACGATCTACCAGTACTACCAATGGATCTTTATAGTAAATTTTGTCATCAGTATCATTATCCTCACGCACTTTACCGTTGTTATCCTTCACCTGGACCACAGAGCCTTTTGGGATGAATAACCCGGAAAGTGACACTGCTTCAGTCAGCGCTCCACCGCCATTACCACGTAGATCAATGACGAGACTGCTGATATTTTTTTTCGCCAATTTTGCTAACTGAACTTTAACATCCTCGGTAAGGCCAACATAAAATCCTGGGATATCCAATACAGCAACTTTCTCTTTATCGACGGTTTTCAGCGACATTTTCACCGCGCGATCTTGCAAACGTATGTGTTCACGAACTAGAGTGACAGTGTTATGTTTACTGCCTTTACCTGCAGATAGTATGTCGAGACGTACCTTAGTGCCTTTGGGGCCTTTGATTAATGCGACAACATCGTCTAGACGCCAACCAATCACATCGATCATCGGTTTACCTGCCTGACCAATTCCGACGATACGATCGCCTACTGCAATCGCTTTACTTTTCATCGCAGGTCCACCCGCAACCATAGAATTGATTACCGTATAGTCGTCCTCCATCTGCAACACTGCCCCAATCCCTTCCAAAGACAGGCTCATCTCGGTATTGAATTGCTCGGTATTGCGCGGTGAAAGATAGTTGGTATGAGGATCGATCTCATGCGCAAAGGCATTAATAATCAGTTGAAATACGTCTTCACTGTTACTCTGTGTCAGACGCTTCATGACTGAATGATAGCGCTTAGTTAGCGTATCTTTAATTTCCTGGTCAGTCTTACCGGCTAATTTAAGATTAAGCTGATCAAATTTTACTCTGGCATCCCAAAGCGTATTTAATTCGGTTTTACTGGTTGCCCAGGGTGCTTTAGTACGATCGAGATCAATACTATCATTACCGTTAAATATCATAGGCTTATCAAGTACAGAGAGTGCATATTGATAGCGTTCAAACCGGCGTTTTTGTGCGAGATTAAATAACGCATAGGGGCTTTCTAGTTGACCAGATTTTAATTCGTTTCCCAAATCGTATTTTTTAGCGGCAAACTGAGCTATATCGGATGCCAGCAACACATTATGACTGTAATCCAACATATTGAGGTAGCGATCAAATATCTGTGCGGAAAATTTATCGTCTAGATAAAATTGCCGATAATGGGAATGAACAAATAATGAGGTTATACGCTCACTGAGTGTCGAGTGTTGACGTTCCTGATGCAATTGCGGCAGTTGATCAATACGATAACCATTATCGCCCGCGTAACCGATAGCCGTTGTAAAAAACAAGTAAGCAATGAGAGTTAGTTTGACTAATTTTTTCATGCGGAGCCTCGTATTAGAACTGTACATGCTCGGCGCGAACAATCATCGCCAGACCAGAAGATAATTGTACTCGTACGCCGTTTTTAGCAATTTCCAATATGATTGCATTCATTGCATTTTTGCCTGCTTTCACTTTAATTTCTTGACCAATTTTTAGGTTAGATATCTCTGTAGGCGGCATAGAATCTGGTAGGTGTGCTTTCGTCGTTGGGTTAGCTGAACTGAACTGCTGTGCAGGGTTTTTCTGCAATGACAGTTTGTTTTCAGCAACAGTGATTTTCTGGGTGTACGGCTCCGCTCTTTTCCCTTCGAAGTGTGCTCGCCGTGATTGCGGGATGTCACCTGTAGCCAATGCAGTTTCACGTTTTTTGACTTTTTGCCCGCGTTGTAACTGGACTCGAGCTTTAGCCTCTGTAAGCTGTTTGCGGGCATGGTCAACATGTTGTTGTTCCAGTACACCACAGGTTTTTCCATCTAGATCAATGCGTTCAGTGCCAACCTTGATTTCATAAAGATAGCGCCAGCTTGAGGTATAAAGCCGTAGCGCAGTACGTAATTTTGTTTTACTGAGCGGATCCAATTGCCGAATACGCTCGACCAAATCTTGAAAAATCCCGATCTTTAGTGGGAATGTTTTGCCTTCTGTAGTGAAACAAAGTGGAAACTGCTCGGCTAGAAAGGTGATGATTTCTTTGCTACTGTTCAACTTAGGTTGATTTTCCATGAAATTTCCTGATTACAACGAGTTTGCCAACCAGCGTAGGCGTGACAGACGCCATTATAATGGCACTATCAATAATTGCTATGTTATCCGAGTATCAACTTGCTGTCTGTTTGACAAAATGTAAACATAAAGGCGGTTATTGGGAGAGAAAGTGCTCCCACTGTGTGATGACATGCGACACGTCTTTACATAATGTGGATTTTTCGGCATGATCCCGCCGGTTAAAAATCGAGGTAGTGACATCTAGAGGATTCGATGGCAAAAAAAGAAGATAATATTGAAATGCAGGGTACCGTTCAAGATACGCTGCCAAATACTATGTTTCGTGTTGAACTGGAAAACGGGCATGTTGTGACCGCTCATATTTCCGGTAAAATGCGTAAAAATTATATCCGTATTCTGACGGGCGACAAGGTTACTGTAGAGTTGACCCCGTATGATTTGAGCAAAGGCCGTATCTCGTTCCGTAGCCGTTGATGAGCTAGTTTTTTGTAAAAGTCTAGACCTCCGTAGACAGCATAATTTCCTAACTGACTGTCGAAGGTCTGGGCGTTTATACTTCCAACGAAATTCCCCGTAGCAAATGTTCCCTCTGTTTTGTTTCTTTTTATAGAGACATTAGGATGCTATTTTGCAGCACATAATAGGTTTTGCAAGAAGTCTAATGAGTCGGAGGAGTCGTGGCCATTAATGTGTTTTATGTATTAGCGGGTTTTTTGCTTAGTGTGCTATTAGGTGGATTGTTAGTGGTCAGTATGACCAAGCTGCAACAACTGGCTCATTGGCGTAATCAGTGTGGGCAACTTAATCAGGAGCTACATACTCAACGTGAAGTGAATAGCACTCAAAAAGCCGAGTTACACGAGGCTAGGGTTCGTTTGGAAGAAACCCAGCTTGCCTCCGATGAAAAACAGCGTTTATTGTTAGACAGTGAACAACGCCTGATAATCCAGTTTGAAAATTTAGCTCATCGTATCTTTGAACAAACGGGGCGTCGGGTAGATGAACAGAATAAGCAGAGTTTAGACCGCCTTCTGCTGCCATTGAATGAGCAATTAAATAGTTTTCGTCGTCAAATTCAAGAGAGCTATGGTCAGGAAGCTCGTGAACGTCATACTTTGACGCATGAAATTCGTAGTCTGCAGCAATTGAACACACAAATGGCAAACGAAGCGATTAATCTGACGAAAGCTCTTAAAGGGGATAATAAAATACAGGGTAATTGGGGAGAAGTTGTACTGAGCAAGGTATTAGAAGCATCAGGGTTGCGAGAAGGTCATGAATACCAAACACAGGTGAGTATTAAGGTGGATAACAATAGCCGTATGCAACCTGATGTTATTGTGCGTTTACCTCAGGATAAAGATGTTGTAATCGATGCTAAAATGTCATTAGTGGCTTATGAACGCTACTTTAACAGTGAAGATGAAGCACAAAGAGAACTTGCACTTAATGAGCATATTGCCTCGTTACGAGGGCATATTAGGGTATTAGGCAAAAAAGACTATCAGCAGCTTCTTGGTTTACGTTCCCTCGATTATGTTTTGATGTTTATTCCTATTGAACCGGCATTTTTAGTTGCTATTGATCGACAACCTGAGTTAATCAATGAGGCATTGCAATCCAATATCATGTTGGTGAGTCCAAATACCTTGCTGGTGGCTTTACGTACCATCAATAACTTGTGGCGTTATCAATATCAAAGTGATAATGCTCAACGGATCGCTGAACGGGCATCCAAACTTTATGACAAATTGCGTCTATTTGTTGATGATATGGAATCAGTGGGGCAAAGCATCAATAAAGCCCAGATAACTTATCACCAGGCAATGAATAAGCTGGTTCAAGGCCGTGGTAATCTAATAAGGCAAGCAGAAAGTTTTCGTTCCTTAGGGGTGGAAATAAAAAAGCCCATTAGCCCAATATGGGTGGAAAAAAGCGGTGTAGAGTATGAGATCGAGAGCGATCCAGATTTATTGAGTTCAGAATAAAGTGTACAAATTTATTAAATAAATTTAACTTGATGTTATATAAGAGTAAATTTAAATTTTATCTAAAACGTTGCG carries:
- the htpX gene encoding protease HtpX, whose amino-acid sequence is MMRIALFLLTNLAVMLVFGLILSLTGIQSSSVPGLMIMAALFGFGGSIVSLLMSKWMALRSVGGEVIEQPRNETERWLLHIVLQQSQQAGIAMPQVAIYQAPDINAFATGARRDASLVAVSSGLLQSMSRDEAEAVIAHEISHIANGDMVTMTLLQGVVNTFVIFISRLIAQAAAGFLSGDRAEGEENSSGNPIVYFVVSMVLELVFGILASIITMWFSRYREFHADAGSAKLVGREKMIAALQRLKTSHEPEEAGSMMAFCINGKSRSFSELFMSHPPLDKRIEALRSSQYLK
- the prc gene encoding carboxy terminal-processing peptidase, producing the protein MKKLVKLTLIAYLFFTTAIGYAGDNGYRIDQLPQLHQERQHSTLSERITSLFVHSHYRQFYLDDKFSAQIFDRYLNMLDYSHNVLLASDIAQFAAKKYDLGNELKSGQLESPYALFNLAQKRRFERYQYALSVLDKPMIFNGNDSIDLDRTKAPWATSKTELNTLWDARVKFDQLNLKLAGKTDQEIKDTLTKRYHSVMKRLTQSNSEDVFQLIINAFAHEIDPHTNYLSPRNTEQFNTEMSLSLEGIGAVLQMEDDYTVINSMVAGGPAMKSKAIAVGDRIVGIGQAGKPMIDVIGWRLDDVVALIKGPKGTKVRLDILSAGKGSKHNTVTLVREHIRLQDRAVKMSLKTVDKEKVAVLDIPGFYVGLTEDVKVQLAKLAKKNISSLVIDLRGNGGGALTEAVSLSGLFIPKGSVVQVKDNNGKVREDNDTDDKIYYKDPLVVLVDRYSASASEIFAAAMQDYGRAVIVGEPTFGKGTVQQYRSLNRIYDQMLRPEWPILGSVQYTIQKFYRINGGSTQRKGVTPDIVLPTSTDPAASGEDIEDNALPWDSIKATNYRKIGNVQSLEAALLKKHAERIAADPEFQNIEKDIARYNSLKDKKNIVSLNYAQRVKENNDDDATRLTRLNERFKRQGKKPLKMLTDLPKNYQGPDSYLDESVRIALDLAQLEKNQVKNTVLNTVNSPPTLK
- the proQ gene encoding RNA chaperone ProQ → MENQPKLNSSKEIITFLAEQFPLCFTTEGKTFPLKIGIFQDLVERIRQLDPLSKTKLRTALRLYTSSWRYLYEIKVGTERIDLDGKTCGVLEQQHVDHARKQLTEAKARVQLQRGQKVKKRETALATGDIPQSRRAHFEGKRAEPYTQKITVAENKLSLQKNPAQQFSSANPTTKAHLPDSMPPTEISNLKIGQEIKVKAGKNAMNAIILEIAKNGVRVQLSSGLAMIVRAEHVQF
- the infA gene encoding translation initiation factor IF-1, with amino-acid sequence MAKKEDNIEMQGTVQDTLPNTMFRVELENGHVVTAHISGKMRKNYIRILTGDKVTVELTPYDLSKGRISFRSR
- the rmuC gene encoding DNA recombination protein RmuC: MLSVLLGGLLVVSMTKLQQLAHWRNQCGQLNQELHTQREVNSTQKAELHEARVRLEETQLASDEKQRLLLDSEQRLIIQFENLAHRIFEQTGRRVDEQNKQSLDRLLLPLNEQLNSFRRQIQESYGQEARERHTLTHEIRSLQQLNTQMANEAINLTKALKGDNKIQGNWGEVVLSKVLEASGLREGHEYQTQVSIKVDNNSRMQPDVIVRLPQDKDVVIDAKMSLVAYERYFNSEDEAQRELALNEHIASLRGHIRVLGKKDYQQLLGLRSLDYVLMFIPIEPAFLVAIDRQPELINEALQSNIMLVSPNTLLVALRTINNLWRYQYQSDNAQRIAERASKLYDKLRLFVDDMESVGQSINKAQITYHQAMNKLVQGRGNLIRQAESFRSLGVEIKKPISPIWVEKSGVEYEIESDPDLLSSE